The DNA window AGGAGTTGAGCCCGCCCCGGATCATCGTCCTGGGCGATCCGGGGGAGCCGATCGCCGGGTACGTGCTCTACCGCACCAAGCCGGAGGACGACAGCGGGCCCGTCCGCACACCGGGCCTCGTGCGCGTGGAGGAGCTGGAAGCCGACACCCCCGCGGTCGCCGCCGCCCTGTGGGAGTGCCTCGCCGCCCTCGACCTCACCGGCCGGGTCACCGCGTGGTGCCGCCCGGCCGACGACCCGCTGCTGCACTTCGCCGCCGACCGGGACCAGGTGCGGGTGACCGCCCAGTTCCCGGCGCTCTGGCTGCGCCTGGTCGACGTACGGGCGGCGCTGACCCGGCGGTCCTGGGCGGCGCCGGTGGAACTGGTGCTGGAGCTGACCGACGTACGGCTGCCCGCGAACGCCGGGCGCTTCCGGCTGAAGGCGGGCCCGGGCGGGGCCGCGTACGAACCCGCCCGGGCGGCGCCCGACCTGGCCCTGGACGTACGGGAGCTCGCCGCCTGCTACCTGGGCGGGACCCGGGTCGTCGAGCTGGTCGCGGCCGGGCTGGTCGCCGAGCACACGCCCGGCGCGGCGGCGGAGCTGGACGCGGCCCTGCGGACGGATCTGCTGCCGCACACGAGCGACGAGTTCTGAGCCCCCTCGGGGGCCGAGTTGAGTCGCGCGGAGGCGGGGGCGGGCGAGCGGACCGTCCCCGCCTCCGGGTCCAGGCGGCCCCCCCGGGCCGATGTGCTCCGGGCCGGGCGGGCCCGCGGGGTCAGGCCGGCAGCGAGATCCGGGACGCCGCCATGCCGAAGGCGGAGTCCAGGACGCCGGTGGACAGCGCGTCGGGCAGCGCGTGCAGGTCCTGTGGTCGGTAACGGGCGATCTTTTGGTGCCAGTTGAGGATGCCCGCGTGCCAGTCCTTCAGCTCGCCGACGTACGCGTCGAGCGCGTCGCGCGCCTGCGCGTCGAGCTTCCAGTCGTCGTAGAGCAGCGGCAGCTGGTTCGCGACGATGTGCTCGAACTCCTCCGTGCGCTGGGTCATCAGCGAGTGGCAGATGTGCAGCGCCTCCGCGTATCCGATGTCGAAGAAGTTCCGTGTGACGAGGATGTAGTTGTGGACCTCTCCCTCGACCTCCACCTCCTTCTGGTAGGAGAAGATGTCGTTGATCAGGCAGGCGGCGTCCGCGACGGCGTTCTCCAGCGACCGGATGGTGCCCGAGGCGTAGATCTCCTCTGGGACCCCCCGCCCCTGGTGTCCCAGCCGGCACAGGTACATCGTGAGGTGGCTGCCGAAGGTGCGCCGGCGCATCTCCGCGTAGTCCACCGGGTCCGGAATGCGGTTCTGGATCTGGTTGTCCACCTCCCACACCCAGCTCTCCAGCATGCTCACCAGCGTGGCGCGGAACTCGGTGCGCTGCTCCGTGGACATGCCGGCGCTGGTGCGCACCCACAGGTCGCCCAGCGCGCGCTCCATCGCCGTCACCGGCGCCGCCTGTTCGGCGTGGTCGACGGGGATCATCGCGACCAGCCGCGCCGTGGCCGCCTTCGCGGCCGACAGGTTCCTGCCCTGTGCGAAGACCACCGGGTAGTAGTCGTCCCCGTACGTGCCCCAGGTCAGCCAGCAGGCGCTGAGGGCCAGTTCCTCAGAGGTGGCGTCCGGGTCGATTCCGGCCGAGCAGACCGCGAAGTCGTAGCCCCGGAGCTTGGCCTCGGTCCAGATCGCCGAGCCCGGGTCCCCCGGCTGGGGATCGAGCAGGCCCATCCGCCGGGACCACGCCACCGACGCCTCGCGGGCGTGCGCCAGGTGCGGGCTGAGCCTCAGCGGGTGCGGCATGTGGATGTCGGGAATGACGGAGGGCCCGGTCTTCTCGAACGGCACGTGGGTGAAGGAGCGCCGGCGCATGTCCATCGAGCGCCGGTTGAAGACGGAGCCCAGGTCGAGTGCGGTGGTGCCGAGGCCGGACGGGAGGAAGGGCAGGGTGATCGGGGCGGTGGCCCGGGCCTCCTTGTTCATGTAGCGGCTGGAGACCATGTGCCACTCGTGGCCGCCCGACTGCCAGTCCTGCAGGCCCTTGGCGTAGGCGAGGACGGCGGCGATCTCGGCCGGGTCCATGGCGTGGTCGGCGAAGAGCTGGGGGAGCTCGCCCAGCGCGGTCTGCTCGAACTGCTGGAGGCGTGAGGTGAGCAGATCGTTGGAGGCCTCGGCGGCCTCCTGGGTGGAGCAGCCGAGGAAGGTCTCCAACACCAGGATGGCGTTGGAGAGTTCGCCCTCGTCGGCGACCTCGCGCTGGTAGGAGAAGATGTCGTTCCTGATGTGCACGGCGTCGGAGAAGGCGTCGCGGAGCACGCCGAGCGGCCGCGAGTGCGCCACACGGGCCGGGATCTCGGCGGAGACGTACTCGATCAGGCCGGCCGACCAGGGCGCGCCGCCCACCTTGCGGCGCATCTCGATGTACTCGAGCGGGTTGGCGACGCGTCCGATGTTGATGTTGGCCAGTTCCCACATGGACTCGTTGAGGAGGTTCCGCGTCGATTCGGAGAACCGTTCCCTCCAGTCCGCGGACATCGCGGGAACGGTCCGCCGCCACAGGTCCGCGAGACCCGCCTCGACCGGGTTGGTGGGCTCGGGGAAGCCGTCGGCCAGATCCATCGGCATGAAGGCGGCGAGCTTGTCGAGGTAGTCCTTGGCGCCGTCGCGGTCCTGGGAGCGCTTGTACATCTCCAGGAAGTGGTCGTCGAAGAAGAACACCCAGACGTACCAGTCGGTGACCAGGGACAGTGCCTCGCTGTCACAGTCGGGGTGGGT is part of the Streptomyces subrutilus genome and encodes:
- a CDS encoding GNAT family N-acetyltransferase, which gives rise to MVDIREVPEADIDRALELAYLVFNDRPEKEGRERHHALLARCGRIGAYDGDTLVGFMAAHDFRLSVPGADLPCPGLTFVSVAPTHRRRGVLTALMAEQLRRATAAGSPLAALWASEAAIYGRFGYGGATTGVTVQIDSTRPLPLRIAPDRRPLRLIAPDEAQGVIGAFHEAARAARAGRPSRSPERWSREWLAEQAEDDEELSPPRIIVLGDPGEPIAGYVLYRTKPEDDSGPVRTPGLVRVEELEADTPAVAAALWECLAALDLTGRVTAWCRPADDPLLHFAADRDQVRVTAQFPALWLRLVDVRAALTRRSWAAPVELVLELTDVRLPANAGRFRLKAGPGGAAYEPARAAPDLALDVRELAACYLGGTRVVELVAAGLVAEHTPGAAAELDAALRTDLLPHTSDEF
- a CDS encoding terpene synthase family protein — its product is MTQPFQLPDFYVPYPARLNPHLEDARVHTKQWARALGMLEGSGVWEESDLDSHDYALLCAYTHPDCDSEALSLVTDWYVWVFFFDDHFLEMYKRSQDRDGAKDYLDKLAAFMPMDLADGFPEPTNPVEAGLADLWRRTVPAMSADWRERFSESTRNLLNESMWELANINIGRVANPLEYIEMRRKVGGAPWSAGLIEYVSAEIPARVAHSRPLGVLRDAFSDAVHIRNDIFSYQREVADEGELSNAILVLETFLGCSTQEAAEASNDLLTSRLQQFEQTALGELPQLFADHAMDPAEIAAVLAYAKGLQDWQSGGHEWHMVSSRYMNKEARATAPITLPFLPSGLGTTALDLGSVFNRRSMDMRRRSFTHVPFEKTGPSVIPDIHMPHPLRLSPHLAHAREASVAWSRRMGLLDPQPGDPGSAIWTEAKLRGYDFAVCSAGIDPDATSEELALSACWLTWGTYGDDYYPVVFAQGRNLSAAKAATARLVAMIPVDHAEQAAPVTAMERALGDLWVRTSAGMSTEQRTEFRATLVSMLESWVWEVDNQIQNRIPDPVDYAEMRRRTFGSHLTMYLCRLGHQGRGVPEEIYASGTIRSLENAVADAACLINDIFSYQKEVEVEGEVHNYILVTRNFFDIGYAEALHICHSLMTQRTEEFEHIVANQLPLLYDDWKLDAQARDALDAYVGELKDWHAGILNWHQKIARYRPQDLHALPDALSTGVLDSAFGMAASRISLPA